One genomic window of Corynebacterium diphtheriae includes the following:
- a CDS encoding glycine--tRNA ligase encodes MAQNNVIDTVVNLCKRRGLVYPCGEIYGGTRSAWDYGPLGMELKENIKKQWWRTFVQARADVVGLDSSIILPRQVWVASGHVATFTDPLVESLHTHKRYRADHLIEAYEAKHGHAPENGLADVPDPETGQPGNWTEPQMFSGLMKTYLGPVDNEQGLHYLRPETAQGIFVNFKNVMTTARMKPPFGIAQVGKSFRNEITPGNFIFRTREFEQMEIEYFVPEELADQKFNEWVDDCWNWFVDLGINPDNMRRFDVPEEDRAHYSKGTIDMEYKFGFQGNPWGELMGVANRTDYDLGCHIKESGEDLSYFDQTTGERYVPWVIEPSFGLTRALMAFLVDAYCEDEAPNAKGGVDKRVVLKLDPRLAPVKVAVLPLSKKDTLTPVAEEVAAKLRQFWNVDYDTSGAIGRRYRRQDEIGTPFCVTVDFDTLEDNAVTVRERDTMTQERVALDDLQSYLAARLIGC; translated from the coding sequence GTGGCACAGAACAATGTCATTGACACGGTCGTCAACCTCTGTAAGCGTCGTGGCCTCGTTTATCCCTGTGGTGAGATCTACGGTGGTACCCGATCCGCATGGGACTACGGTCCATTGGGAATGGAACTGAAAGAAAATATTAAAAAGCAGTGGTGGCGCACCTTTGTCCAGGCACGTGCAGACGTCGTAGGCCTCGACTCGTCCATCATCTTGCCTCGTCAGGTATGGGTTGCCTCCGGACACGTTGCCACCTTTACCGACCCACTCGTAGAATCCCTTCATACTCACAAGCGCTACCGCGCCGATCACCTGATCGAAGCGTATGAAGCAAAGCACGGCCATGCGCCAGAAAACGGCCTAGCTGATGTTCCAGACCCAGAAACCGGCCAGCCTGGTAACTGGACCGAACCACAGATGTTCTCAGGTTTGATGAAGACCTACCTCGGCCCCGTGGACAACGAACAGGGGTTGCACTACCTGCGTCCGGAGACCGCACAGGGCATCTTTGTAAACTTCAAGAACGTGATGACCACGGCTCGTATGAAGCCACCATTCGGCATCGCGCAGGTCGGTAAGTCCTTCCGAAACGAAATCACCCCAGGTAACTTCATCTTCCGTACTCGTGAATTCGAACAGATGGAGATCGAGTACTTCGTGCCAGAAGAACTGGCTGATCAGAAGTTCAACGAATGGGTCGATGACTGCTGGAACTGGTTCGTTGATCTAGGCATCAACCCAGACAACATGCGCCGCTTCGACGTTCCTGAAGAAGATCGCGCACACTACTCCAAGGGCACCATCGACATGGAGTACAAGTTCGGCTTCCAAGGAAACCCTTGGGGCGAGCTCATGGGAGTTGCAAACCGCACCGACTATGACCTCGGCTGCCACATCAAGGAATCTGGCGAAGACTTGAGCTACTTCGACCAGACCACCGGTGAACGCTACGTGCCATGGGTTATTGAGCCTTCCTTCGGTCTAACCCGTGCACTCATGGCTTTCCTCGTCGACGCATACTGCGAAGACGAAGCACCAAACGCCAAGGGCGGTGTGGACAAGCGCGTTGTGCTCAAGCTCGATCCACGTCTGGCACCAGTCAAGGTTGCTGTTTTGCCATTGTCCAAGAAAGACACTTTGACACCAGTCGCAGAAGAAGTTGCCGCAAAACTGCGTCAGTTCTGGAACGTCGACTACGACACCTCCGGTGCAATCGGTCGTCGTTACCGTCGACAAGACGAGATCGGCACCCCATTCTGCGTGACTGTTGACTTTGACACCCTCGAAGATAACGCCGTGACCGTTCGCGAACGCGACACCATGACCCAAGAACGTGTGGCACTCGACGATCTGCAGTCTTACCTCGCGGCTCGTCTGATCGGCTGCTAA
- a CDS encoding YdcF family protein has translation MLMGMKPLRLCAILASIPPLAMVVRGRIRPKNSRKRFPTIVVLGTAQYDGVPSRQFAGRLKWAAEQWHTQRSQKVVTVGGKLPEDRFTEAAVAREYLIKEHVDSDLIVAVEQGHDTRGSLRAALSELEQPILIITDPNHSLRAELIARSEGIAAWASPTPYCPTTFPRWQWWWTFVHEQGGLCVVLIELVAGKDVAQKVEDALRRLQAWLRPSRRARHEQLREER, from the coding sequence ATGCTAATGGGTATGAAGCCACTTCGGTTATGTGCAATTCTTGCAAGTATTCCACCGCTTGCGATGGTGGTGCGCGGCCGCATTCGTCCTAAGAACTCCCGCAAGCGTTTTCCTACGATTGTTGTGTTAGGTACCGCGCAGTACGACGGCGTGCCATCGAGGCAGTTTGCTGGCCGATTGAAATGGGCCGCGGAGCAGTGGCATACGCAACGGAGCCAAAAAGTTGTCACTGTGGGTGGGAAACTGCCAGAGGATCGCTTTACTGAGGCTGCGGTGGCGCGGGAATACCTGATTAAAGAACATGTGGATTCCGATTTGATCGTTGCTGTTGAGCAAGGGCACGATACACGGGGATCTCTTCGTGCGGCGCTGTCCGAGCTAGAGCAACCTATTTTGATCATTACTGATCCAAACCACAGCTTGCGAGCTGAGCTTATTGCTCGTTCGGAAGGCATTGCTGCGTGGGCGTCGCCTACCCCGTATTGCCCCACAACTTTTCCGCGGTGGCAGTGGTGGTGGACGTTTGTGCACGAACAAGGTGGTCTTTGTGTCGTGTTAATTGAGTTAGTTGCTGGAAAGGATGTAGCGCAAAAAGTAGAAGATGCGTTACGACGTCTCCAAGCCTGGTTGCGGCCGTCGCGACGCGCACGCCATGAGCAGCTGCGCGAGGAGCGGTGA
- a CDS encoding deoxyguanosinetriphosphate triphosphohydrolase — MFSYSSSDWQRRFDEPEKPSRIIAHHDERGPFAKDRARVLHSAALRRLADKTQVVGPRDGDTPRTRLTHSLEVAQIARGIGTGLGLDADLCEMAGLTHDIGHPPYGHNGEKALAEIAQDCGGFEGNAQTLRILSKLEPKIVDDHDQSYGLNLTRAALDAACKYPRTKTNPDGSVNKKYGCYDEDAHILQWVRQGHEDTSACVEAQAMDFSDDIAYSVHDVEDGIVSGRVHLGVLWDFVELAELAEKGARAFGGTPEALVDAADHLRELPIISAAADFDGSLRGYVDLKAMTSQLVGRYVGAVIEASRAANPTGVFGRSTGQVVVPDQVLAEVTLLKTIAVLYVMDDPAHLQRQDRQRERIYRVYDYLVAGGRGALDPMFRLWWEQAESEAQRQRVIIDNISSMTESRLERVAKQSAELSSFMG; from the coding sequence ATGTTTAGCTATTCCTCTTCTGATTGGCAGCGGCGTTTCGACGAACCCGAAAAGCCCAGCCGAATCATTGCACATCACGATGAACGAGGTCCTTTTGCCAAGGATCGCGCTCGGGTATTGCATTCGGCAGCCTTGCGTCGGCTAGCTGATAAGACTCAGGTAGTAGGACCACGTGACGGAGATACCCCGCGGACTCGATTGACGCACTCACTCGAAGTTGCGCAAATTGCGCGCGGGATTGGTACGGGGCTTGGCCTTGATGCCGATCTATGCGAAATGGCTGGGTTGACACACGATATTGGCCATCCGCCCTATGGGCACAATGGTGAAAAAGCCTTGGCGGAAATTGCTCAAGATTGTGGTGGGTTCGAAGGAAACGCCCAAACGCTGCGTATTTTGAGCAAACTTGAGCCCAAAATCGTTGATGACCACGATCAGTCCTACGGTCTTAACCTCACGCGTGCTGCCCTTGATGCTGCGTGTAAGTATCCGCGGACCAAAACTAATCCTGATGGCAGCGTGAATAAAAAATATGGCTGTTATGACGAAGACGCCCATATTTTGCAGTGGGTGCGTCAAGGCCACGAGGACACTTCGGCGTGTGTGGAAGCCCAAGCAATGGATTTTTCCGATGACATCGCCTACTCCGTTCACGATGTCGAAGATGGGATCGTGTCGGGGCGAGTACACCTTGGGGTGCTATGGGATTTTGTTGAGCTTGCAGAGCTTGCAGAAAAAGGTGCACGAGCTTTTGGCGGTACTCCAGAAGCGCTTGTCGACGCCGCTGACCATCTTCGTGAACTACCGATCATTTCTGCTGCTGCTGATTTCGACGGATCACTGCGTGGCTATGTTGACCTTAAAGCCATGACATCCCAATTAGTTGGCCGATATGTGGGTGCGGTTATCGAAGCATCGCGGGCAGCGAACCCGACAGGGGTGTTTGGACGTTCCACAGGACAAGTAGTTGTTCCAGATCAAGTGCTGGCTGAAGTCACCCTGCTCAAAACTATTGCCGTCTTATATGTCATGGATGATCCCGCACATCTCCAGCGCCAAGATCGCCAGCGTGAGCGTATCTACCGTGTGTATGACTACCTCGTAGCCGGCGGTAGAGGAGCATTAGATCCCATGTTCCGCCTGTGGTGGGAACAAGCAGAATCTGAAGCTCAGCGCCAGCGAGTCATCATCGACAATATTTCTTCGATGACAGAATCACGCTTGGAACGCGTCGCAAAGCAATCTGCCGAGCTCAGCAGCTTTATGGGGTGA
- the dnaG gene encoding DNA primase translates to MAGKGRIPDSDIQAIRERTPIEEIVGEYVQLKPAGADSLKGLSPFKEEKTPSFHVRPNHGYFHCFSTGKGGDVFSFLMEMEQLTFPEAVEVCAEKIGYQINYQGGTTGARREEPGTRKRLIEANRVAHQFYRQQLETPEAAVARQFLLDRGFSQQHIYGFECGYAPEGWDTMTKFMLRKGFEFKELEAAGLSTMGRRGPIDRLHRRLLWPIKSVSGDVIGFGARKLFDDDKLGKYMNTPETLLYKKSKVLFGLDLAKKSIASQHQAVVVEGYTDVMAMHAAGITTAVAACGTAFGEEHLQILRRYMLDDAYFAGSLIYTFDGDEAGQKAAMRAFEGDQKFSGQSYVAVAPDGMDPCDLRLAKGDAAVRDLVAQRVPMFEFIIRTLISEYPLDSVEGRLQALRRAVPIVASIRDRALKTEYARLLAGWVGWPDPNEVLQQVRAEERRPKTQPRQRRATRIDSNSQPAMIQSMLVMPDRKEPRLWPQREALKIALQYPEHAGEYFDSLPDDAFTHESYAAVRKAIVAAGGCSDAIRGSTWLDAVRDNVYDMVGKSLVSELAVEHIILDEWGLEAHTDTTLARLMEQRIGNQIAQLKGAMQRMRPSEDMQAYNSLFADLVALEQTRRELLEKIFK, encoded by the coding sequence ATGGCAGGCAAGGGTCGAATACCAGATAGTGACATTCAGGCGATTCGTGAGCGAACCCCCATCGAGGAAATCGTAGGGGAATATGTTCAGCTCAAGCCTGCCGGAGCGGACTCGTTGAAAGGTCTGAGTCCGTTCAAAGAAGAGAAAACGCCGTCATTTCATGTGCGGCCCAACCATGGATACTTCCACTGCTTTTCCACTGGAAAAGGCGGCGACGTTTTCTCCTTCCTCATGGAGATGGAACAGCTAACTTTCCCAGAGGCTGTAGAAGTCTGTGCCGAAAAAATCGGCTATCAGATCAATTATCAGGGTGGAACCACCGGGGCTCGACGCGAAGAACCAGGAACACGCAAACGCCTTATTGAGGCAAACCGTGTAGCCCACCAGTTCTATCGCCAACAATTAGAAACCCCAGAGGCAGCAGTTGCTCGCCAATTCCTCTTGGACAGGGGATTTTCACAACAGCATATCTATGGCTTTGAGTGCGGTTATGCACCCGAAGGCTGGGATACCATGACCAAATTTATGCTGCGCAAGGGCTTTGAATTCAAAGAACTTGAAGCAGCAGGCCTATCCACTATGGGGCGACGCGGCCCAATCGACCGCTTGCATCGTCGATTGCTCTGGCCGATTAAGTCGGTGTCCGGTGATGTGATTGGTTTCGGTGCTCGCAAGCTCTTTGACGACGACAAACTCGGCAAATACATGAACACCCCCGAGACGTTGTTGTACAAAAAGTCGAAAGTGCTCTTTGGCCTAGATCTGGCGAAAAAATCTATCGCTAGCCAACACCAAGCTGTGGTCGTGGAAGGCTACACAGATGTGATGGCCATGCATGCAGCGGGAATCACTACTGCGGTGGCAGCCTGTGGTACAGCCTTCGGTGAAGAACACCTACAAATCCTGCGTCGATACATGCTTGACGACGCCTACTTCGCTGGATCCCTTATCTACACCTTCGATGGTGATGAGGCCGGACAAAAAGCTGCTATGCGTGCCTTCGAGGGCGACCAAAAATTCAGTGGACAGTCCTATGTGGCTGTTGCCCCTGACGGCATGGATCCATGCGATCTGCGCCTAGCAAAAGGTGATGCAGCGGTGCGTGATCTCGTAGCACAGCGAGTCCCCATGTTCGAATTCATCATTCGAACTTTGATTTCGGAATATCCCTTGGACTCAGTGGAAGGGCGACTCCAAGCGTTGCGACGTGCCGTGCCCATTGTGGCGTCGATACGCGACCGTGCTCTAAAAACTGAATATGCCAGATTGCTTGCCGGCTGGGTGGGTTGGCCTGATCCTAACGAGGTTTTGCAACAAGTCCGAGCCGAAGAACGCCGACCTAAAACCCAGCCTCGCCAGCGCAGGGCAACCCGTATCGACTCTAATAGTCAGCCAGCGATGATTCAGTCCATGTTGGTCATGCCGGACCGAAAAGAGCCACGGCTATGGCCGCAGCGAGAGGCCCTCAAAATCGCGCTACAATACCCTGAACACGCAGGGGAGTACTTTGATAGCCTCCCCGACGATGCGTTTACCCACGAGTCCTATGCGGCAGTCAGGAAAGCAATCGTGGCCGCTGGTGGATGCAGCGATGCGATTCGTGGTTCCACGTGGCTCGACGCTGTCCGTGACAATGTTTACGACATGGTGGGCAAATCGTTGGTCTCTGAGCTGGCCGTAGAACACATCATTTTGGACGAGTGGGGGCTCGAAGCCCACACAGATACCACGCTGGCGCGATTGATGGAACAACGCATCGGCAACCAAATCGCCCAGCTCAAAGGGGCAATGCAGCGCATGCGTCCTTCAGAAGATATGCAAGCATATAACTCTTTGTTTGCGGATCTCGTGGCTCTGGAACAAACCCGCCGTGAACTTCTAGAAAAGATTTTTAAATAG
- a CDS encoding barstar family protein, protein MPTSISVSRIRSLDEFYTSVMAQLEPSRSAPHNLDGLADVLREFHVTRINCSSWQLSVADSERVMHVLVDERVALVITP, encoded by the coding sequence ATGCCCACTAGTATTTCTGTTTCTCGTATCCGCAGCCTCGACGAGTTTTACACGAGTGTGATGGCCCAGTTAGAGCCTTCTCGCAGTGCACCACACAACCTTGATGGACTGGCGGATGTCTTGCGTGAATTCCATGTAACTCGTATCAATTGCAGCTCTTGGCAACTTTCGGTGGCTGACTCAGAGCGCGTGATGCATGTGCTTGTCGACGAGCGCGTTGCCCTCGTCATCACCCCATAA
- a CDS encoding ribonuclease domain-containing protein yields the protein MVLMSGAKSTPSHKNPQSLVAAIAGLAIAVAAGYFGLQPAIRPHEDECPVESLPPQVKDTIADITAGGPFDYPDNDGVRFGNYEGHLPRKDRNFYREYTVETPGLRHRGERRIITGGGSKTSPQQWYYTDDHYESFCEIPNAH from the coding sequence ATGGTGCTCATGTCTGGTGCGAAATCTACGCCTTCTCATAAAAACCCACAGTCGCTGGTTGCCGCCATTGCAGGTCTTGCCATAGCAGTTGCCGCCGGATACTTCGGCCTGCAGCCTGCTATCCGGCCTCACGAAGACGAATGCCCTGTGGAATCCTTACCACCGCAGGTAAAAGATACGATCGCGGATATTACTGCGGGCGGTCCGTTTGATTACCCAGACAATGACGGTGTGCGCTTTGGCAATTATGAGGGGCATTTACCGCGAAAGGATCGCAATTTTTATCGTGAGTACACGGTAGAAACCCCAGGTCTGCGTCATCGCGGTGAGCGCCGCATTATTACGGGTGGCGGTTCTAAGACGAGCCCGCAGCAATGGTATTACACCGATGACCATTACGAGAGTTTCTGTGAGATCCCTAATGCCCACTAG
- the glmS gene encoding glutamine--fructose-6-phosphate transaminase (isomerizing): protein MCGIVGFVGRTSVPGRDYFALDVVLEGLRRLEYRGYDSAGVAVVADGAVSFRKKAGKVQALEQELETSPMPQSCLGIGHTRWATHGGPTDANAHPHVVDGGKLAVVHNGIIENFAELKSELLGFGHNFVSETDTEVAATLLGHIFNNEANKDLTRAMQLTCQRLEGAFTLLAIHAETPDRIVAARRNSPLVIGVGEGENFLGSDVSGFIDYTKNAVEMDNDQIVTITADGYDITDFHGNHAEGKPFVVEWDAQAAEKGGYEFFMEKEIHEQPAAVRDTLMGRFDESGKLTLDELRIDESTLRSIDKIIVIACGTAAYAGHVARYAIEHWCRIPTEVELAHEFRYRDPIVNEKTLVVALSQSGETMDTLMAVRHAREQGAKVIAICNTNGSSIPRESDACLYTHAGPEIAVASTKAFLAQITATYLLGLYLAQLRGNMFADEVNAVLGELRNIPDKVSAVLDGVEDQVKTLAQDMKDATSVLFLGRHVGFPVALEGALKLKELAYLHAEGFAAGELKHGPIALIEEGQPVFVIVPSPRGRDSLHAKVVSNIQEVRARGAITIVIAEEGDDAVEAYANHIIRIPQAPTLMQPLLATVPLQIFACGVAAAKGFDVDQPRNLAKSVTVE from the coding sequence ATGTGTGGAATCGTTGGATTTGTAGGCAGGACATCGGTACCTGGCCGTGATTATTTTGCTCTCGATGTGGTTCTCGAAGGGCTACGGCGCTTGGAATATCGAGGATACGATTCTGCAGGCGTTGCCGTAGTTGCTGACGGTGCTGTGAGCTTCCGTAAAAAAGCTGGCAAGGTGCAAGCCCTAGAACAAGAACTGGAAACAAGCCCCATGCCGCAATCGTGCCTAGGTATTGGGCACACGCGGTGGGCAACCCATGGTGGCCCTACCGATGCCAATGCGCACCCACATGTTGTCGATGGTGGCAAGCTTGCCGTCGTACACAACGGCATCATTGAAAACTTTGCTGAACTAAAATCCGAGCTATTGGGCTTTGGGCACAACTTCGTCTCAGAAACGGATACCGAAGTAGCCGCAACCCTTCTGGGGCACATTTTTAATAATGAGGCTAACAAAGACCTCACTCGTGCCATGCAGCTGACCTGCCAGCGCCTAGAGGGAGCTTTTACCCTTCTAGCAATTCACGCAGAAACTCCGGATCGCATTGTTGCAGCGCGTCGAAACTCCCCACTTGTTATCGGCGTGGGTGAGGGCGAAAACTTCCTCGGCTCCGATGTTTCTGGGTTTATCGACTACACCAAGAACGCTGTGGAGATGGATAACGACCAGATCGTGACCATCACTGCCGATGGCTACGACATCACGGACTTCCATGGCAATCACGCCGAAGGCAAGCCATTTGTGGTGGAGTGGGACGCACAAGCTGCTGAAAAAGGCGGCTATGAGTTTTTCATGGAAAAAGAAATCCATGAGCAGCCTGCTGCTGTTCGAGATACCCTCATGGGGCGTTTCGACGAGTCCGGCAAGCTCACCCTAGATGAGTTGCGTATCGACGAATCTACGCTGCGCAGCATTGACAAAATTATTGTGATTGCTTGCGGCACCGCAGCATATGCTGGTCACGTTGCGCGTTATGCCATCGAGCATTGGTGCCGTATCCCAACCGAGGTGGAGCTTGCACACGAGTTCCGCTACCGCGACCCCATTGTGAATGAGAAAACCCTCGTGGTGGCTTTGTCACAGTCGGGTGAAACTATGGATACGCTCATGGCTGTTCGCCACGCACGCGAACAAGGTGCGAAGGTGATTGCTATTTGTAACACCAATGGTTCTTCCATTCCTCGCGAATCAGACGCCTGCCTATACACCCATGCAGGACCAGAAATTGCTGTGGCCTCTACCAAGGCATTCTTGGCACAGATCACCGCAACGTACCTTTTGGGCCTGTACCTAGCTCAGCTGCGTGGCAACATGTTTGCTGACGAGGTCAATGCTGTTCTGGGTGAGCTCCGCAATATCCCTGACAAAGTATCGGCAGTTCTTGATGGGGTAGAAGACCAAGTAAAGACCTTGGCGCAGGACATGAAGGATGCAACCTCGGTGTTGTTCCTCGGCCGCCATGTTGGTTTCCCTGTGGCTCTAGAAGGCGCACTGAAGCTCAAAGAGTTGGCCTACTTGCATGCTGAAGGTTTTGCCGCCGGTGAGCTCAAACATGGTCCTATCGCACTGATTGAGGAAGGGCAGCCCGTTTTCGTTATTGTTCCGTCGCCGCGCGGTCGTGATTCTTTGCATGCGAAGGTCGTGTCTAACATTCAAGAAGTTCGCGCACGTGGTGCCATCACGATCGTTATCGCAGAAGAAGGCGATGATGCTGTGGAGGCATACGCAAACCACATCATTCGTATTCCACAAGCGCCGACTTTGATGCAGCCACTGTTGGCCACCGTTCCACTGCAGATTTTTGCATGCGGTGTTGCGGCAGCCAAGGGATTCGACGTGGATCAACCACGTAACTTGGCCAAGTCTGTGACGGTGGAGTAG
- a CDS encoding TPM domain-containing protein, with the protein MHWSIKQASRLSAIALAASVVGLPTAALALPQLSIHVEAAAPQRYVDIVTDESGVLSPDDIAGITEKVQQFQQETRRQIRIIFVDSFDDVTPEVWTTQAVRSNGDRNVAVFAVAVKTREFGINGGDDWDPHALDNMYNAAYDHLLEKDWAGAAYGVVDQANNTSATSSSPASGPTSSVDNAWLGAGALGIAATGGGLWAYSRRKRTTSYKHTLESARSINPGDTQALHALSTDTLAALAQEELVSTDESIRRAKEELEIAVAEFGAERTRAFRRAMNDSTTTLHKAFALNQQAQSTSNPAERHALYVQIVSTCGLADDALDAEAANFAQLRNLLVNADSVLLNLTQRIVDLRQRLPGAANTLESVSAKYSDSVVSSIRDNLDIAKVSIAEADRSLDAARELSSRPAGEQAGLVDAIRNAENAANNADKLIAAIEHADATISTARSGIPALITEISEEIAEAQQLRESSDQITPEAGWAAFDASIVDARSALEFAHAHADQDPLETWSTLTAADSALDIQLAYARDAAADHERRSMVFQQQLSSAQSSVQMTADFISTRGRVIKSAARTRLAEAEKLLAHAHNAASSDVVRATDFAREADRTARSALSLAKRDYRDYQQRQSSNRGGGMGGIITGMVLNEILSNNNHRGGFGGGFGGGFGGGFGGGFGGGGGFRGGSF; encoded by the coding sequence ATGCATTGGAGTATAAAGCAGGCATCCAGATTGTCCGCCATCGCACTGGCAGCCTCCGTTGTGGGCCTGCCCACTGCCGCGCTAGCGCTGCCACAGCTATCCATCCATGTGGAAGCCGCCGCGCCTCAGCGCTATGTTGACATAGTTACTGACGAGTCAGGGGTACTCAGTCCCGATGACATTGCCGGTATTACTGAGAAGGTTCAGCAATTCCAGCAAGAAACTCGTCGGCAAATCCGCATTATCTTCGTTGATTCATTTGACGATGTCACCCCAGAAGTTTGGACAACCCAAGCGGTTCGCTCCAATGGCGATAGGAATGTGGCAGTTTTCGCTGTCGCGGTAAAGACTCGCGAGTTTGGAATAAACGGTGGCGACGACTGGGATCCGCATGCCCTTGACAACATGTACAACGCTGCTTACGACCACCTCTTAGAAAAAGACTGGGCGGGCGCAGCTTATGGCGTTGTAGATCAAGCCAATAACACCTCGGCAACCTCGTCCTCACCGGCCTCCGGCCCCACATCTTCGGTTGACAATGCTTGGTTGGGTGCTGGTGCCCTCGGCATCGCCGCTACTGGTGGCGGGCTGTGGGCTTATAGCCGCCGTAAGCGCACCACCTCGTACAAGCACACCTTGGAGTCTGCTCGCTCGATCAACCCTGGGGATACCCAAGCGCTTCATGCTTTGTCGACGGATACCTTAGCCGCACTAGCGCAGGAAGAATTGGTCAGCACGGATGAGTCGATTCGTCGGGCAAAAGAAGAACTCGAGATCGCCGTTGCCGAATTTGGTGCGGAGCGTACGCGCGCTTTCCGCCGAGCAATGAACGATTCCACAACTACTTTGCATAAGGCGTTCGCGCTCAACCAGCAGGCTCAAAGCACCTCGAATCCCGCGGAACGCCATGCCCTCTACGTTCAAATAGTGTCTACGTGTGGGCTTGCCGACGACGCCCTCGATGCTGAGGCCGCCAACTTTGCTCAACTTCGTAATTTGTTAGTCAATGCCGACTCCGTCCTGCTCAACTTGACTCAACGCATTGTGGATCTGCGCCAACGACTGCCCGGCGCGGCTAACACCTTGGAGAGCGTCAGTGCGAAATACTCCGATTCAGTAGTCTCTTCGATCAGGGACAACTTGGATATAGCGAAGGTGAGTATCGCTGAGGCGGATCGAAGCCTTGATGCCGCCCGCGAGTTGTCCTCGCGCCCCGCTGGCGAGCAGGCAGGGCTTGTCGACGCCATCCGTAATGCGGAGAATGCGGCAAATAATGCTGACAAACTCATCGCGGCCATCGAACATGCCGATGCCACTATTTCAACGGCTCGATCCGGTATCCCTGCTTTAATTACGGAGATTTCTGAAGAGATCGCCGAGGCACAACAATTGCGGGAGTCTAGTGATCAGATCACTCCTGAAGCCGGTTGGGCGGCTTTTGATGCCAGCATTGTTGATGCCCGATCTGCACTTGAGTTCGCCCACGCTCATGCAGACCAAGATCCTCTTGAGACGTGGTCAACACTTACTGCAGCAGATTCCGCGCTCGATATTCAGTTGGCGTATGCACGCGATGCTGCTGCCGACCACGAGCGACGCTCGATGGTGTTCCAACAGCAACTGTCCTCAGCACAATCAAGTGTTCAGATGACAGCAGATTTTATTAGCACCCGCGGCAGAGTAATTAAGTCGGCTGCTCGAACTCGCCTCGCCGAGGCCGAGAAGCTTCTCGCCCATGCACACAATGCTGCGTCTTCTGACGTGGTACGGGCGACAGATTTTGCGCGTGAAGCCGATCGCACAGCACGCTCAGCGTTATCGCTGGCAAAGCGCGATTACCGCGACTACCAACAGCGTCAGTCGTCTAATCGTGGCGGCGGTATGGGCGGCATTATCACCGGCATGGTACTCAACGAGATTTTGTCGAATAATAATCACCGTGGCGGTTTCGGCGGTGGCTTCGGAGGCGGTTTCGGCGGTGGCTTCGGAGGCGGTTTCGGCGGTGGCGGAGGTTTCCGAGGCGGTTCGTTCTAG